Proteins encoded together in one Plasmodium relictum strain SGS1 genome assembly, contig: PRELSG_00_v1_459, whole genome shotgun sequence window:
- a CDS encoding reticulocyte binding protein, putative: protein MRRIWICLILLFTFYGSSYKINFKGSLDEFKSKKNNLLFDLSLKKVKKLKDNSFIEHEKKKEEIFQISNFQKENKYDKEIDSLENKDEEKLYLLKNISFVNLKNSGFITKPSCFVHIKKNSPYLSKINNIKEDKINEALNDVTNSFIQVEGLLSNDTKLLEEYKNLMDIISNGLDKAKVYFVTALSYIDIGSVFITNEDSQTFHSFTHKTKKYIQDFYKCSLDSYNFHSDTKEEMNKRLLNLLLLEDLKKEELFERKILDFKSKIKESLKSAKIYEENCLNKMRSSFNNLQDNLANKYCWGFTCNKRSCYNPCCNRSCCYVLNCLHRQMASSYVTRAKNKMNKNLDSDFILEINNLLNSFKLKEIGKGNFYGKKVKKYLDLLVEKIIDIKNDFVKQSKFAYTSFDKLVKLHNNSLKMSFSHHSIARELASLPIEFKRTFHYIDWNELLREKFNHYKREFYILFYGL, encoded by the exons ATGAGAAGAATTTGGATATGTTTGATTCTtctatttactttttatg GATCAAGCTATAAGATAAATTTCAAAGGATCATTAGACGAATTTAAAtcgaaaaaaaataatttattatttgatttaagtttaaaaaaagtaaaaaaactaaaagaCAATTCTTTCATAGAACATGAAAAGAAGAAAGAGgaaatttttcaaatttccaattttcaaaaagaaaataaatatgacaAAGAAATAGATAGcttagaaaataaagatgaagaaaaattatatttattaaaaaatatatcatttgTAAATCTAAAAAATTCTGGTTTCATTACGAAACCATCATGCTTtgtacatataaaaaaaaatagtccatatttatctaaaataaataatattaaagaagataaaataaatgaagcaTTAAATGATGTTACAAATTCTTTCATTCAAGTTGAAGGTTTATTATCAAATGATACCAAACTTTTAgaggaatataaaaatttaatggaTATAATTAGTAACGGTTTGGATAAAGCAAAAGTTTATTTCGTTACAGCACTTTCTTATATTGATATTGGTTCCGTTTTCATTACTAATGAGGATAGTCAAACTTTTCATTCATTTACAcataaaactaaaaaatatatacaggatttttataaatgttcATTGGATTCTTATAATTTCCATAGTGATACAAAAGAAGAAATGAATAAAAGATTGTTAAATTTACTATTACtagaagatttaaaaaaggaGGAATTATTTGAAAGAAAAATTCTCGATTTcaaatcaaaaataaaagagaGTCTAAAAAGTGCGAAAATATATGAAGAAAACTGTTTAAACAAAATGAGGAgttcttttaataatttgcAAGACAATTTGGCAAATAAATATTGTTGGGGTTTTACTTGTAATAAACGTTCGTGTTATAACCCATGTTGTAATAGATCGTGTTGCTATGTATTAAATTGCCTTCATAGGCAAATGGCTTCAAGTTACGTAACTAgagcaaaaaataaaatgaataaaaatctAGATAGtgattttattttagaaattaataatttattgaattcttttaaattaaaagaaattggaaaaggaaatttttatggaaaaaaagtaaaaaaatatttagatCTACTAgttgaaaaaattatagatattaaaaatgatttcGTGAAACAGTCAAAATTTGCATATACTAGTTTTGATAAGCTAGTAAAATTACACAATAATTCTCTTAAAATGAGCTTTTCTCATCATAGCATTGCAAGAGAACTTGCCTCTCTTCCAATTGAATTTAAGAGAACTTTCCATTATATAGATTGGAACGAACTATTAAGAGAAAAATTTAATCATTATAAAAgagaattttatattttattttacggattatga